One window of Amaranthus tricolor cultivar Red isolate AtriRed21 chromosome 11, ASM2621246v1, whole genome shotgun sequence genomic DNA carries:
- the LOC130827677 gene encoding DNA replication licensing factor MCM6-like isoform X1 yields MDYGALFVDETAAPVENAFLEFLKSFRVDLNSRHPYYVSEIETMEEIESTTMFIDFSHVMRFDDTLQKAISDEYLRFEPYLKNACKRFVMERKPTFIAEDNPNKDINIAFYNIPLVKRLRELTTAEIGRLVSVTGVVTRTSEVRPELLQGTFKCLDCGTLVKNVEQQFKYSEPTICINATCANRTKWALLRQESKFTDWQRVRMQETSKEIPAGSLPRSLDIILRHEIVEQARAGDTVIFTGTVVVIPDIMALTSPGERAECRRNSTSQPKGNASGNEGVRGLKSLGVRDLNYRLAFIANSVQIADGRRDIDIRNRKKDSEEDDSQQFTAEELNEIQRMRNTPDFFNRLVDSIAPTVFGHQDIKRAIILMLLGGVHKTTEEGINLRGDINVCIVGDPSCAKSQFLKYTSGLVPRSVYTSGKSSSAAGLTATVAKEPETGEFCIEAGALMLADNGICCIDEFDKMDVRDQVAIHEAMEQQTISITKAGIQATLNARTSILAAANPTGGRYDKTKPLKYNVALPPAILSRFDLVYVMIDDPDDQIDYHIAHHIVRVHQRCEDALSPPFTTAQLKRYIAYAKTLKPKLSSEARQLLVDSYVTLRRGDAAPGSRVAYRMTVRQLEALIRLSEAIARSHLEIEVLPRHVAVAVRLLKTSVISVESSEIDLSEFNEDVNDAEAGGDGQPGLAESKQASADTGKDGGPKAQEQNLVVTDEHFNKVTQALVIRLRQLEETAEQEGKGLLGTRQKELIQWYVAQQNEKNSYSSMEDARNDVKIVRAIIQKLIKEGNLIVVDDGRQAATGVVGEEQPTQPPVSKDDRILAVAPNYVID; encoded by the exons ATGGACTATGGAGCTCTATTCGTTGATGAAACTGCTGCTCCCGTCGAAAATGCTTTTCTGGAGTTCTTGAAAAG TTTCCGTGTGGATTTGAACTCGCGACATCCATATTATGTATCTGAAATTGAAACAATGGAGGAAATTGAATCAACAACTATGTTTATCGATTTCTCTCATGTTATGCGATTTGATGATACTCTTCAGAAGGCGATTTCCGATGAATATTTGAG ATTTGAGCCGTATCTAAAAAATGCTTGTAAGAGGTTCGTGATGGAGCGGAAGCCTACTTTTATTGCCGAAGATAACCCGAATAAGGACATCAATATTGCTTTCTATAATATTCCTCTTGTCAAGCG ATTGAGAGAGTTAACCACTGCTGAAATTGGTAGATTAGTATCTGTAACTGGAGTAGTTACTCGAACCAGTGAGGTTAGACCTGAGCTACTTCAAGGTACTTTCAAGTGCTTGGATTGTGGTACTCTTGTTAAGAATGTTGAACAGCAATTTAAATATTCTGAG CCAACGATTTGTATCAATGCAACCTGTGCAAATAGAACAAAATGGGCGTTGCTTAGACAAGAAAGTAAATTTACTGATTGGCAAAGGGTAAGAATGCAGGAAACCTCCAAAGAAATTCCTGCAGGCTCTCTTCCTAGATCACTTGACATCATTCTGCGCCATGAGATTGTTGAGCAGGCTAGAGCTGGAGACAC GGTCATATTCACTGGAACTGTGGTCGTCATACCTGATATAATGGCATTGACTTCTCCTGGGGAGAGAGCAGAATGTCGTCGAAATTCTACTTCACAACCTAAGGGTAATGCATCAGGGAATGAAGGGGTTAGGGGTTTAAAATCATTGGGTGTAAGAGACCTCAATTACCGTCTTGCTTTTATTGCTAATTCTGTCCAG ATTGCTGATGGTAGAAGAGATATTGACATCAGAAATCGGAAGAAGGATTCTGAAGAGGATGACAGCCAGCAGTTCACG GCAGAGGAGCTCAACGAAATCCAAAGAATGAGAAACACTCCTGATTTTTTCAATAGGCTTGTAGATAGTATTGCTCCAACTGTATTTGGCCACCAAGATATCAAGCGAGCGATTATTCTAATGCTATTAGGTGGTGTTCACAAGACTACTGAAGAAGGCATCAACTTAAGAGGGGATATCAATGTTTGCATTGTAGGGGACCCCAGCTGTGCAAAGTCTCAGTTTCTCAA GTATACTTCTGGTCTTGTCCCTAGATCTGTATACACATCAGGGAAATCATCCTCTGCTGCTGGTTTAACTGCTACTGTGGCTAAAGAACCAGAAACTGGAGAATTCTGTATTGAG gcTGGAGCTCTAATGTTAGCTGATAATGGTATCTGTTGCATTGATGAATTTGACAAAATGGATGTCCGAGATCAG GTTGCTATTCATGAAGCCATGGAGCAGCAGACAATAAGTATAACCAAAGCAGGAATACAGGCAACACTAAATGCTAGGACTTCTATTTTAGCCGCCGCCAATCCTACCGGGGGTCGCTATGACAAAACAAAACCACTAAAG TATAATGTGGCTTTACCTCCAGCAATCCTCTCGAGATTtgatttggtatatgttatgaTAGACGATCCAGATGATCAAATTGATTACCACATTGCTCACCATATTGTTAGGGTGCACCAAAGGTGTGAAGATGCATTGTCACCTCCATTTACTACTGCCCAGCTAAAACGTTATATTGCCTATGCAAAAACTTTGAAACCAAAG CTAAGTTCGGAAGCTAGGCAATTGTTAGTTGACTCGTATGTCACCCTTCGAAGAGGTGATGCTGCTCCAGGTAGTAGAGTTGCTTACAGGATGACTGTTCGGCAGCTGGAGGCATTGATCCGACTATCAGAAGCCATTGCACGAAGTCACTTGGAAATTGAG GTACTACCTCGCCATGTTGCTGTCGCAGTGCGGCTGCTGAAGACATCAGTTATCAG CGTGGAATCCAGTGAAATTGATCTGTCTGAGTTTAACGAAGATGTTAATGATGCCGAAGCTGGTGGAGATGGTCAGCCTGGTCTTGCTGAAAGTAAACAAGCTTCAGCTGATACAG GAAAGGATGGTGGTCCTAAAGCTCAGGAACAGAATTTGGTGGTCACAGATGAACATTTTAACAAAGTAACACAAGCACTTGTTATTCGGCTAAGACAACTTGAAGAGACTGCCGAGCAAGAAG GGAAAGGCCTTCTTGGAACAAGACAGA
- the LOC130827676 gene encoding plasma membrane-associated cation-binding protein 1: MGYWKTKVLPKIQKVFGKDVAKKAAAVEACKSFNDSKEEVSKEFEEKKAELQLKVVEIYEKSDTEIQTLVKDPKEADLKKHSVKVQKFLDELVKIEFPGSKLACEASSKFGPALVPGPIIFVFEKVSCFIVTEDKTREIQVEPTASEPSEPTETSKPDKVETAAPADTVTPKEVDPPKAETAAEDKTVTPKEDDPPKAETAAEDQTEPAKDQDPPKEPAEQPAKAE, encoded by the exons ATGGGTTATTGGAAAACAAAGGTTCTACCAAAGATTCAGAAGGTTTTTGGGAAAGATGTTGCTAAAAAAGCTGCTGCCGTAGAAGCATGCAAGTCTTTCAATGACTCCAAG GAGGAAGTATCCAAGGAATTTGAAGAGAAGAAGGCAGAGCTACAGCTAAAAGTTGTGGAAATCTATGAAAAATCAGATACTGAAATCCAG ACATTGGTAAAAGATCCCAAAGAAGCTGATCTCAAGAAGCATTCAGTCAAAGTTCAAAAGTTCCTTGATGAACTTGTTAAAATTG AATTCCCAGGATCCAAACTAGCCTGTGAGGCAAGTTCAAAGTTCGGTCCAGCTCTCGTTCCAGGACCGATAATCTTCGTGTTCGAAAAGGTGTCGTGTTTTATAGTCACAGAAGACAAAACCAGGGAAATACAAGTCGAACCAACAGCATCCGAACCATCAGAACCAACCGAAACAAGCAAGCCTGATAAGGTCGAGACTGCTGCTCCTGCTGACACCGTGACACCAAAGGAAGTCGATCCTCCTAAGGCCGAGACTGCAGCCGAGGATAAAACCGTCACTCCTAAGGAAGACGATCCTCCTAAGGCCGAGACTGCAGCCGAGGATCAGACCGAGCCAGCTAAGGACCAAGACCCACCTAAGGAGCCTGCAGAACAACCAGCAAAGGCTGAGTAA